In Gossypium hirsutum isolate 1008001.06 chromosome D06, Gossypium_hirsutum_v2.1, whole genome shotgun sequence, one genomic interval encodes:
- the LOC107901235 gene encoding probable polyol transporter 6, producing MDANEMESQQQKAAGEDDFRLTSTAGLNKFTLLCALLASTNSILLGYDIGVMSGAVLFIKENLKITSVQVEILVGSLNVLSLVGSLASGKTSDYIGRRYTIVLAAATFLVGALLMGFAPSFPLLLAGRIVAGIGVGYSLMIAPLYTAEISPAMKRGFLTSLPEVFIVSGILLGYIVNFSLSGLPQNLNWRLMLGLAAVPAIAIGIGVTAMPESPRWLVMKGRTHEAKRVLIKVSDTVQEAEFRLSEITKAAAMDLGEATSSNHSDWRGQGVWKELLLNPSKPVCRIIIAAIGINFFMQASGNDAVIYYCPEVFKDAGIQDKRQLFGVNVIMGVAKATFVLISAVYLDRFGRRPLLLLGSIGMALSLAVLGMGSKFLQHSETKPLWAIIVCIIAVCADVSFFSIGLGPITWVYSSEIFPLRLRAQGTGLAISVNRLVSGVMSMTFLTISEKITFGGMFFVLSGIMVVATLFFYFFLPETKNKSLEEVWALFEDKDTTGDDQRGMQMREM from the exons ATGGACGCCAATGAGATGGAATCCCAACAACAGAAGGCGGCTGGTGAAGATGATTTTCGCCTTACAAGCACCGCTGGTCTAAACAAGTTCACTCTTTTATGTGCTCTTTTGGCCTCCACAAACTCGATTCTCTTAGGCTATG ATATTGGTGTAATGAGTGGAGCAGTGCTGTTTATCAAAGAAAACCTCAAAATCACATCAGTTCAAGTAGAAATCTTGGTGGGTAGCTTGAATGTACTTTCACTTGTAGGCTCACTTGCATCTGGCAAAACATCAGATTACATAGGCAGACGTTACACAATTGTTCTAGCAGCAGCCACATTCCTTGTGGGTGCACTTTTAATGGGATTTGCACCTTCTTTTCCGTTGCTCCTAGCTGGCCGCATAGTTGCTGGCATTGGCGTTGGCTATTCCCTTATGATTGCACCTCTCTACACAGCTGAGATCTCTCCCGCTATGAAACGTGGGTTCCTCACTTCCCTCCCTGAGGTATTCATTGTGTCTGGCATCCTGCTAGGCTACATCGTTAACTTTTCCTTATCAGGTTTGCCCCAAAACCTAAACTGGAGACTGATGCTTGGCCTCGCAGCAGTACCCGCAATTGCCATTGGAATTGGTGTTACAGCAATGCCAGAATCACCTCGTTGGCTGGTGATGAAAGGTAGAACCCATGAAGCAAAAAGGGTATTGATCAAAGTCTCGGATACTGTTCAAGAAGCTGAATTTAGACTCAGTGAAATAACGAAAGCCGCTGCCATGGATTTAGGCGAAGCAACCTCATCAAACCACAGCGATTGGCGTGGCCAGGGGGTATGGAAAGAGCTTCTATTAAACCCATCAAAACCCGTTTGTAGAATTATCATTGCAGCCATTGGGATTAACTTTTTCATGCAAGCATCAGGCAATGATGCTGTTATATACTATTGTCCCGAAGTGTTCAAAGATGCTGGGATTCAAGATAAGAGACAGCTCTTCGGTGTGAATGTGATAATGGGAGTAGCCAAGGCTACTTTTGTGTTGATTTCAGCTGTTTATTTGGACAGATTCGGAAGACGGCCTTTGTTGTTGCTAGGGTCAATTGGGATGGCCTTATCATTGGCTGTTTTGGGCATGGGTTCCAAGTTTCTCCAACACTCAGAAACCAAACCATTGTGGGCAATCATTGTGTGCATCATTGCTGTTTGCGCCGATGTTTCCTTCTTCTCAATCGGGCTGGGTCCGATCACATGGGTTTATTCATCGGAAATATTCCCATTGAGGCTTCGGGCCCAGGGCACGGGCCTGGCTATATCGGTGAATAGGTTGGTGAGTGGGGTGATGTCGATGACGTTTCTGACAATATCCGAGAAAATAACATTCGGGGGAATGTTCTTTGTGCTGTCTGGAATCATGGTGGTGGCCActctcttcttttatttctttcttcccGAGACCAAAAACAAGAGCTTGGAAGAGGTATGGGCACTCTTTGAGGATAAAGACACAACTGGTGATGATCAAAGGGGAATGCAAATGAGGGAGATGTAG